In Juglans regia cultivar Chandler chromosome 13, Walnut 2.0, whole genome shotgun sequence, the following proteins share a genomic window:
- the LOC118344202 gene encoding uncharacterized protein LOC118344202: MSSCQSTGGMTSTPSLAPVRSEDPAWAHARAVPGARNNTECLYCNKIIRGGGITRLKHHLAGIPGDVEACKNVSEDVKWQMKELLNEMKKSKEKRRRIRSEIGGDIDLTSDDIDDRNSMEEQSQLSKGKGKSKESGTGESVGGLSRFFAPRTTPGAQPSIKSSMCSNEMIVKAKMAVARCWYDANLPFNAAQSKFYQPAIDAMTTIGPGFKGPSLYELRGNLLKMAVNEVQDYLQQIKKIWNETGCSLMADGWTNQKQQSIINFLVYCPKGTMFLKSVDTSGLRKDAETLFNIFDEVVQEIGAENLVQFITDNDASYKAAGKKLQQKYGSFYWSPCAAHCIDLMLENFSDPRYFPLIDDTIKKAKKITKFIYNHGWVLALMRKDFTKGHDLCRPAITRFATNFLSIQCLLLFKKELRQMFTCDKWIASNHSKSSIGKGIAEIVLEDKEFWVQCQFIVKVSEPLVHVLRLVDGDEKLAMGYLYDAMERAKENIKARCNNKVSLFSPFTRIIDSRWDRQLHSPLHAAGCFLNPGIYYSPNFKNKNEVIRGFNSCVMKMELDPDNQDKIIAELDLYKNAIGEFGHSLAIRQRDKINPVAWWTQFGCEVPTLQRVTINKKKKRKKLLPENHPN; the protein is encoded by the exons atgtcTAGTTGTCAATCAACTGGTGGTATGACTTCAACTCCATCACTTGCTCCTGTAAGATCAGAAGATCCAGCATGGGCCCATGCACGTGCTGTGCCAGGGGCAAGAAATAATACTGaatgtttatattgtaataaaataattagaggtGGCGGGATCACTCGGTTGAAGCATCATCTAGCTGGAATTCCAGGCGATGTAGAAGCATGTAAAAATGTGTCTGAAGATGTAAAATGGCAAATGAAGGAGTtgcttaatgaaatgaaaaaaagcaaagagaagagaaggagaaTAAGGTCAGAGATTGGAGGCGATATAGATTTAACATCTGATGATATTGACGATCGTAATAGTATGGAGGAACAGTCTCAACTTTCAAAAGGTAAGGGGAAGTCGAAAGAATCTGGAACTGGAGAGTCAGTGGGgggattgagtagattttttgctcCAAGAACAACTCCTGGGGCCCAACCTTCAATTAAGAGTTCTAtgtgttcaaatgagatgattgtAAAAGCAAAGATGGCTGTAGCACGCTGTTGGTATGATGCTAATCTGCCTTTTAATGCTGCTCAATCTAAGTTTTATCAACCAGCTATTGATGCCATGACTACCATTGGGCCAGGATTCAAAGGCCCatctttatatgagttgagaggaaatttgttaaaaatggCTGTGAATGAGGttcaagattatttgcaacaaattaagaagattTGGAATGAGACCGGTTGTTCACTAATGGCAGATGGTTGGACAAACCAGAAgcaacaatcaataatcaactTTCTTGTTTATTGTCCGAAAGGTACAATGTTTTTGAAGTCTGTTGATACATCTGGTCTTAGAAAAGATGCTGAAACATTGTTTAACATCTTTGATGAGGTTGTTCAAGAAATTGGAGCTGAGAATCTTGTGCAGTTCATAACGGACAATGATGCAAGTTATAAAGCTGCAGGAAAAAAGTTACAACAGAAGTATGGCTCTTTCTACTGGTCCCCATGTGCAGCTCATTGCATAGATTTaatgttggagaatttttctgatCCAAGATATTTTCCCCTTATTGATGATACcataaaaaaggcaaaaaagataacaaaattcatttataacCATGGCTGGGTTTTGGCATTGATGAGAAAAGACTTTACCAAAGGTCATGATTTGTGTCGTCCTGCAATTACAAGATTTGCgacaaattttttaagtatcCAATGTTTGCTCTTGTTTAAGAAAGAACTCAGACAAATGTTTACTTGTGATAAATGGATTGCATCAAATCATTCTAAGAGCAGTATAGGGAAAGGGATAGCTGAGATTGTTTTAGAAGATAAAGAGTTTTGGGTTCAATGTCAATTCATTGTTAAAGTTAGTGAACCTTTGGTTCATGTTCTACGACTTGTTGACGGGGATGAGAAGCTTGCAATGGGATACTTGTATGATGCAATGGAAAGAGCCAAAGAGAACATAAAAGCAAGATGCAATAACAAAGTCAGtttattcagtccattcaccagGATCATTGATTCCAGATGGGATAGGCAGCTTCACAGTCCATTACATGCAGCGGGTTGTTTTCTTAACCCTGGAATTTACTATAGccccaattttaaaaataaaaatgaagttatAAGAGGCTTCAACAGCTGTGTTATGAAAATGGAACTTGATCCCGATAATCAAGACAAGATCATTGCAGAACTTGACTTGTATAAGAATGCAATAGGTGAGTTTGGACATTCTTTAGCAATCCGCCAGCGTGATAAGATTAATCCag TTGCATGGTGGACCCAATTTGGTTGCGAGGTTCCAACGCTTCAAAG GGTTACCattaacaagaagaagaagaggaagaagcttTTACCTGAAAACCACCCCAATTGA
- the LOC108980895 gene encoding hydroxyproline O-galactosyltransferase GALT4-like: MKRAKLETLTSPTRLRLLEVFIGVLFLYLLFVSFEIPLVFRTGDPSVSDEEEFGLLGDALPGQVPLESGEEFSEDDALRNRTPKRRIRVFGKVSGLVLNKNRFDGNAGKDEISELHKAAKRAWVVGKKLWDDLESGKIELNAKTQLENRSESCPHSISLSGIEFRHRNRVLVLPCGLTLWSHITVVGTPRWAHPEYDPKIALLKEGDDSVMVSQFMMELQGLKTVDGEDPPRILHFNPRLKGDWSGKPVIEQNTCYRMQWASPLRCEGWKSRADEETVDEQVKCEKWIRDDNNHSEESKVTWWLKRLIGRTKKVSLDWPYPFAEGKLFVLTLSAGLEGYHINVDGRHVTSFPYRIGFVLEDATGLFLNGDVDVHSVFAASLPTSHPSLQPQMHLEMFTEWKAPPLPNGHVELFIGILSAGNHFAERMAVRKSWMQNKLIKSSHVVARFFVAMHGRMEVNLELRKEAEYFGDIVMVPYMDNYDLVVLKTIATCEYGVRTVGAKYIMKCDDDTFVRVGAMIKEARKVGEDTSLYIGNMNYHHKPLRHGKWAVTYEEWPEEDYPPYANGPGYILSSDISQFIISEFEKQKLRLFKMEDVSVGMWVEQFNNSRPVQYVHSLKFCQFGCIEDYYTAHYQSPRQMTCLWDKLQSQRKPKCCNMR; this comes from the exons ATGAAGCGGGCAAAGCTTGAAACTTTGACGTCGCCGACTCGGCTCAGATTGCTTGAAGTTTTTATTGGCGTTCTGTTTCTTTACTTGCTCTTCGTCAGCTTCGAAATCCCCCTGGTATTCCGGACCGGGGACCCGTCGGTTTCGGACGAAGAGGAATTCGGGCTTCTCGGCGACGCCTTGCCCGGGCAAGTGCCACTTGAGAGTGGAGAAGAATTTTCCGAAGATGACGCCCTGCGGAACCGGACACCGAAACGGCGTATTCGCGTGTTCGGTAAAGTCTCTGGCTTGGTTTTGAACAAAAATCGTTTCGATGGTAATGCCGGTAAGGACGAGATCTCGGAGCTTCACAAGGCGGCAAAGCGCGCCTGGGTAGTTGGAAAGAAGCTCTGGGACGATCTAGAGTCCGGGAAGATCGAGCTTAATGCGAAAACCCAGCTCGAGAACCGGTCCGAGTCGTGCCCGCATTCCATTTCGTTATCCGGGATCGAATTTCGACACCGGAACCGGGTCCTGGTTCTCCCGTGCGGGCTTACGCTGTGGTCCCACATTACCGTGGTGGGGACGCCGCGATGGGCTCACCCGGAGTACGATCCGAAGATAGCGTTACTGAAGGAAGGGGACGACTCGGTGATGGTGTCGCAGTTTATGATGGAGTTGCAGGGGCTAAAGACAGTGGACGGGGAGGACCCACCTAGAATTCTGCATTTCAACCCTAGGTTGAAGGGGGACTGGAGTGGGAAGCCGGTGATCGAGCAGAACACCTGTTACAGGATGCAGTGGGCCTCGCCGCTGAGGTGCGAGGGGTGGAAGTCTAGGGCGGATGAAGAAACCG TTGATGAGCAAGTGAAATGTGAAAAGTGGATTCGCGATGATAACAATCACTCAGAAGAGTCGAAGGTGACGTGGTGGTTGAAAAGGCTGATAGGGCGGACGAAGAAGGTGTCTTTAGACTGGCCATACCCTTTTGCAGAGGGCAAGTTGTTCGTTTTAACCCTCAGTGCTGGCTTGGAAGGTTACCATATCAATGTAGATGGGAGGCATGTCACTTCTTTCCCTTATCGCATT GGATTTGTGCTTGAAGATGCCACTGGACTTTTTCTCAATGGGGATGTCGACGTGCATTCTGTGTTTGCAGCTTCCTTACCCACATCACACCCCAGTCTCCAACCACAAATGCATCTTGAGATGTTTACTGAATGGAAAGCCCCACCTCTTCCCAATGGGCATGTGGAGCTTTTCATTGGCATCCTTTCTGCTGGAAACCATTTTGCTGAGCGAATGGCTGTGAGAAAGTCATGGATGcagaataaattaattaaatcttcACATGTTGTGGCTCGTTTTTTTGTTGCAATG CATGGGAGAATGGAAGTAAATCTGGAGCTAAGGAAAGAAGCAGAGTATTTTGGGGATATAGTGATGGTTCCTTATATGGATAACTATGATCTTGTAGTGTTGAAGACCATAGCGACCTGCGAATATGGG GTTCGCACAGTGGGTGCCAAGTATATTATGAAGTGTGATGATGACACATTTGTTAGGGTGGGTGCCATGATCAAGGAAGCGAGGAAAGTTGGTGAAGATACAAGCCTTTATATTGGAAATATGAACTACCACCACAAGCCCCTTCGTCATGGTAAATGGGCTGTGACCTATGAG GAATGGCCAGAGGAGGATTATCCTCCATATGCAAATGGTCCGGGTTACATTTTATCATCCGACATTTCACAGTTCATTATATCAGAGTTTGAAAAGCAAAAATTAAGA TTGTTCAAGATGGAAGATGTGAGCGTGGGAATGTGGGTGGAGCAGTTCAACAATTCAAGACCAGTGCAGTATGTGCACAGCTTGAAGTTCTGCCAGTTTGGGTGCATTGAAGATTATTACACAGCACATTACCAATCTCCAAGACAAATGACATGCTTGTGGGACAAATTGCAATCTCAACGAAAACCCAAGTGCTGCAATATGAGATAG